A DNA window from Carassius gibelio isolate Cgi1373 ecotype wild population from Czech Republic chromosome A8, carGib1.2-hapl.c, whole genome shotgun sequence contains the following coding sequences:
- the LOC128018858 gene encoding sterol O-acyltransferase 1 isoform X1, giving the protein MVNEGAGSPRSRKGSHKAVPSSDQDGTGAERATGGEVPCPSNGTVEVEHIISAKLQLKKKAEHLKADLMRQFDTQVNEFMDSLIEESASLGSSHVSTVFPLSEKEKNKLRLTQPPQVQSKQFVIRRSLLDDLFEVNHIRTIYHMFIALLILFIFSTLVVDFIDEGRLVLEFDLLVYAFGQFPLVVVTWMCMFLSTLVVPYVLLSFWASVYPTSNHRGLWTVLAGSLLLLYQGLCLGFLPTYVVLKNGLPPASCFILILEQVRLIMKAHSFIRENVPRVRSLERSKTNSLAVPQFTQYIYFLFAPTLIYRDSYPRNPCIRWGYVAIQFSQVLGCLFYAYYIFVRLCIPQFHSISMQLFDLRAMVLCVFNSILPGVLVLFLAFFAFLHCWLNAFAEMLRFGDRMFYKDWWNSTSFANYYRTWNVVVHDWLYYYVYRDFLWMTQKRFRAAAMLVVFTVSAVVHEYVLAICFGFFYPVLFCLFMCFGMVFNFVLNDRRKGPIWNVIMWTALFLGQGVLICLYSQEWYAQRFCPIQEPSFIDLLKPRSWTCSP; this is encoded by the exons ATGGTGAATGAGGGTGCTGGCAGCCCACGCAGTCGCAAGGGGTCTCATAAGGCAGTTCCATCCTCAGATCAGGATGGCACAGGTGCTGAAAGAGCCACAGGAGGAGAGGTGCCCTGCCCCAGTAATG GAACAGTGGAAGTGGAGCACATTATCAGTGCAAAACTACAGCTGAAGAAGAAAGCTGAG cATTTGAAGGCAGACCTGATGAGGCAGTTTGACACCCAAGTCAATGAATTCATGGACAGTCTGATAGAGGAGTCTGCCAGTCTGGGTTCGTCCCATGTGAGCACAGTCTTTCCTCTCTcagaaaaggagaaaaacaaaCTCAG ACTTACGCAACCTCCCCAAGTCCAAAGCAAGCAATTCGTGATTCGTCGATCCCTGTTAGA TGATCTCTTTGAGGTGAACCACATTCGCACCATCTATCACATGTTCATCGCCCTCCTCATTCTCTTCATCTTCAGTACACTCGTGGTGGACTTCATCGATGAGGGCAG ACTTGTGCTTGAGTTTGATCTGTTGGTGTACGCGTTTGGCCAGTTCCCCCTAGTGGTTGTCACGTGGATGTGTATGTTCCTGTCCACTCTTGTGGTTCCATATGTACTGCTGAGTTTCTGGGCCAGCGTTTACCCCACGTCAAACCATCGGGGCTTATGGACAGTGCTGGCCGGTTCTCTCTTGCTGTTGTACCAGGGCCTGTGTTTGGGTTTCCTTCCcacgtatgtggtgctgaagaACGGCCTCCCCCCTGCTTCATGCTTCATACTTATTCTGGAACAG GTGCGACTGATAATGAAGGCTCACTCTTTCATCAGGGAAAATGTGCCAAGAGTGCGATCCTTAGAACGAAGCAAAACAA attcGTTAGCGGTACCTCAGTTCACTCAGtacatttattttctctttgcACCCACCCTAATATACAGAGACAGTTATCCACG AAATCCATGTATTCGTTGGGGTTATGTGGCTATACAATTTTCTCAG GTGCTCGGGTGTTTGTTTTATGCGTATTACATATTTGTGCGGCTGTGTATCCCTCAGTTCCACAGTATCAGTATGCAGCTCTTTGATCTGAGGGCCATGGTGTTGTGTGTCTTCAACTCTATACTGCCAG GAGTGCTGGTGCTATTCTTGGCGTTCTTTGCCTTTCTGCATTGCTGGCTTAATGCGTTTGCTGAAATGCTACGATTTGGAGACAGAATGTTTTATAAG GACTGGTGGAACTCCACTTCATTTGCTAACTATTACCGCACATGGAATGTTGTAGTGCATGATTGGCTGTATTACTATGTCTACAGGGACTTCCTGTGG ATGACACAGAAGCGATTCCGTGCAGCGGCCATGTTGGTTGTTTTTACGGTGTCTGCTGTGGTGCACGAGTATGTTCTGGCCATCTGCTTTGGCTTCTTCTACCCTGTCTTGTTCTGCCTCTTCATGTGCTTTGGAA TGGTGTTTAACTTCGTTCTTAACGACCGGAGAAAAGGGCCGATCTGGAACGTGATCATGTGGACAGCGCTGTTCCTGGGACAGGGGGTTCTCATCTGCCTGTACTCTCAGGAGTGGTACGCACAGCGCTTCTGCCCCATTCAAGAG CCTTCTTTCATAGACTTGCTAAAGCCTCGATCCTGGACCTGTTCTCCATAG
- the LOC128018858 gene encoding sterol O-acyltransferase 1 isoform X2 translates to MRVLAAHAVARGLIRQFHPQIRMAQVLKEPQEERCPAPVMHLKADLMRQFDTQVNEFMDSLIEESASLGSSHVSTVFPLSEKEKNKLRLTQPPQVQSKQFVIRRSLLDDLFEVNHIRTIYHMFIALLILFIFSTLVVDFIDEGRLVLEFDLLVYAFGQFPLVVVTWMCMFLSTLVVPYVLLSFWASVYPTSNHRGLWTVLAGSLLLLYQGLCLGFLPTYVVLKNGLPPASCFILILEQVRLIMKAHSFIRENVPRVRSLERSKTNSLAVPQFTQYIYFLFAPTLIYRDSYPRNPCIRWGYVAIQFSQVLGCLFYAYYIFVRLCIPQFHSISMQLFDLRAMVLCVFNSILPGVLVLFLAFFAFLHCWLNAFAEMLRFGDRMFYKDWWNSTSFANYYRTWNVVVHDWLYYYVYRDFLWMTQKRFRAAAMLVVFTVSAVVHEYVLAICFGFFYPVLFCLFMCFGMVFNFVLNDRRKGPIWNVIMWTALFLGQGVLICLYSQEWYAQRFCPIQEPSFIDLLKPRSWTCSP, encoded by the exons ATGAGGGTGCTGGCAGCCCACGCAGTCGCAAGGGGTCTCATAAGGCAGTTCCATCCTCAGATCAGGATGGCACAGGTGCTGAAAGAGCCACAGGAGGAGAGGTGCCCTGCCCCAGTAATG cATTTGAAGGCAGACCTGATGAGGCAGTTTGACACCCAAGTCAATGAATTCATGGACAGTCTGATAGAGGAGTCTGCCAGTCTGGGTTCGTCCCATGTGAGCACAGTCTTTCCTCTCTcagaaaaggagaaaaacaaaCTCAG ACTTACGCAACCTCCCCAAGTCCAAAGCAAGCAATTCGTGATTCGTCGATCCCTGTTAGA TGATCTCTTTGAGGTGAACCACATTCGCACCATCTATCACATGTTCATCGCCCTCCTCATTCTCTTCATCTTCAGTACACTCGTGGTGGACTTCATCGATGAGGGCAG ACTTGTGCTTGAGTTTGATCTGTTGGTGTACGCGTTTGGCCAGTTCCCCCTAGTGGTTGTCACGTGGATGTGTATGTTCCTGTCCACTCTTGTGGTTCCATATGTACTGCTGAGTTTCTGGGCCAGCGTTTACCCCACGTCAAACCATCGGGGCTTATGGACAGTGCTGGCCGGTTCTCTCTTGCTGTTGTACCAGGGCCTGTGTTTGGGTTTCCTTCCcacgtatgtggtgctgaagaACGGCCTCCCCCCTGCTTCATGCTTCATACTTATTCTGGAACAG GTGCGACTGATAATGAAGGCTCACTCTTTCATCAGGGAAAATGTGCCAAGAGTGCGATCCTTAGAACGAAGCAAAACAA attcGTTAGCGGTACCTCAGTTCACTCAGtacatttattttctctttgcACCCACCCTAATATACAGAGACAGTTATCCACG AAATCCATGTATTCGTTGGGGTTATGTGGCTATACAATTTTCTCAG GTGCTCGGGTGTTTGTTTTATGCGTATTACATATTTGTGCGGCTGTGTATCCCTCAGTTCCACAGTATCAGTATGCAGCTCTTTGATCTGAGGGCCATGGTGTTGTGTGTCTTCAACTCTATACTGCCAG GAGTGCTGGTGCTATTCTTGGCGTTCTTTGCCTTTCTGCATTGCTGGCTTAATGCGTTTGCTGAAATGCTACGATTTGGAGACAGAATGTTTTATAAG GACTGGTGGAACTCCACTTCATTTGCTAACTATTACCGCACATGGAATGTTGTAGTGCATGATTGGCTGTATTACTATGTCTACAGGGACTTCCTGTGG ATGACACAGAAGCGATTCCGTGCAGCGGCCATGTTGGTTGTTTTTACGGTGTCTGCTGTGGTGCACGAGTATGTTCTGGCCATCTGCTTTGGCTTCTTCTACCCTGTCTTGTTCTGCCTCTTCATGTGCTTTGGAA TGGTGTTTAACTTCGTTCTTAACGACCGGAGAAAAGGGCCGATCTGGAACGTGATCATGTGGACAGCGCTGTTCCTGGGACAGGGGGTTCTCATCTGCCTGTACTCTCAGGAGTGGTACGCACAGCGCTTCTGCCCCATTCAAGAG CCTTCTTTCATAGACTTGCTAAAGCCTCGATCCTGGACCTGTTCTCCATAG